Proteins from a single region of Desulfatiglans anilini DSM 4660:
- a CDS encoding addiction module antidote protein, whose product MPKTKTTRYDVAEHLRTPEETAAYLEACFEEANGDAAFIAKALGDIARAKGMSQVAKDAGLSRESLYKALSGERTPTFDTILKVIGALGLRIHAEPVAADSKAERLHQPQAD is encoded by the coding sequence ATGCCAAAGACAAAGACCACACGCTACGATGTTGCCGAGCATCTCCGTACACCTGAGGAAACGGCAGCATACCTGGAAGCTTGTTTTGAGGAGGCCAACGGTGATGCTGCTTTCATCGCCAAGGCTTTGGGGGATATCGCCCGCGCCAAAGGCATGTCTCAGGTAGCGAAGGATGCTGGCCTATCTCGTGAAAGCCTGTACAAGGCTCTTTCCGGGGAACGGACCCCGACCTTTGACACGATCCTCAAAGTAATAGGAGCGCTAGGATTGAGAATTCATGCTGAACCTGTTGCTGCAGATTCAAAGGCCGAACGCCTGCATCAACCTCAAGCGGATTAA
- a CDS encoding type II toxin-antitoxin system RelE/ParE family toxin, with amino-acid sequence MIEIRKTEAFAKWLDGLRDLRGRARIQVRIERLATGNPGDVRPVGEGVSELRIDYGPGYRVYYTHRGQALVMLLAGGDKRTQAGDIEAALRFARNL; translated from the coding sequence ATGATCGAAATCCGCAAAACCGAGGCCTTTGCTAAGTGGCTCGATGGCTTGCGTGACCTCCGGGGCCGGGCTCGCATTCAGGTGCGGATCGAGCGTCTGGCGACGGGGAATCCGGGGGACGTGAGGCCGGTTGGCGAAGGAGTCTCAGAGCTGCGGATCGATTATGGACCCGGCTACCGTGTGTATTATACGCACAGGGGACAAGCATTGGTCATGTTGCTTGCTGGCGGAGACAAGCGCACCCAAGCCGGCGACATCGAGGCTGCCTTGCGATTCGCTCGCAATCTATAG